One Coregonus clupeaformis isolate EN_2021a chromosome 21, ASM2061545v1, whole genome shotgun sequence DNA window includes the following coding sequences:
- the e2f5 gene encoding transcription factor E2F5 isoform X2: MAESMRSSLPNGGPASSRHEKSLGLLTIKFVTLLQEAKDGVLDLKVAADSLAVRQKRRIYDITNVLEGVGLIEKKTKNIIQWRGENLGCKTAEVLEQVEVLTAQLCELEEQEKELDSQKAWLEQSIKHMNDDPIASRYKYVTHEDICDAFSGDTLLAVVAPSGTQLEVPVPETGQRGQKRYQVNLRSTSAPIQVMLINKESGSSRPVVFSVPPPEDLSSMPTPPTTPADLQRFPLPSDSAHFPSPVKRQISEHKIAPLRRHDEDLTPSSTPPDVHMECHPQATTGLAMQQLLVGTATGIQQQQGVLGGHLGQELQSMLDVGSLLKLPNTGDHMKEEREGVADLIDELMSSDGVDYNFNLDDNEGVCDLFDVQILNY, translated from the exons ATGGCTGAGTCTATGCGCTCGAGCCTGCCGAACGGTGGACCGGCTTCGAGTCGACATGAGAAAAGTTTGGGTCTCCTCACAATCAAGTTCGTGACTTTACTTCAAGAGGCGAAGGACGGCGTACTTGACCTGAAAGTG GCTGCAGACAGCTTGGCCGTGAGACAGAAGAGGAGGATCTATGACATCACCAATGTGCTGGAGGGAGTGGGCCTCATTGAGAAGAAAACCAAGAACATAATTCAGTGGAG AGGGGAGAACCTGGGctgcaagacagcggaggtgcTGGAGCAGGTAGAGGTGCTGACAGCCCAGCTGTGTGAGCtggaggagcaggagaaggagctTGACAGCCAGAAGGCCTGGCTGGAGCAGAGCATCAAACACATGAACGACGACCCCATCGCCAGCAG GTATAAGTATGTGACCCACGAGGACATCTGTGATGCTTTCAGTGGAGATACTCTCCTGGCGGTGGTCGCTCCCTCAGGAACACAACTGGAGGTACCGGTGCCTGAAACG GGTCAGAGAGGCCAGAAGAGGTACCAGGTGAATCTAAGGAGCACGTCAGCTCCCATCCAGGTGATGCTCATCAACAAAGAGTCTGGTTCCTCCAGACCCGTAGTGTTCTCTGTGCCTCCCCCGGAGGACCTGTCTTCCATGCCTACCCCACCCACCACCCCCGCGGACCTGCAGAGGTTCCCCCTGCCCTCTGACTCAGCCCATTTCCCGAGCCCTGTGAAACGCCAAATCTCTGAACACAAGATTGCGCCACTGCGGAGGCACGATGAGGATcttacaccctcctccaccccaccAGATGTACACATGG AATGCCACCCCCAGGCGACTACTGGTCTGGCGATGCAGCAGTTGTTGGTCGGCACAGCAACAGGCATCCAGCAGCAGCAAGGGGTTCTGGGAGGACACTTGGGCCAGGAGCTCCAGTCCATGCTGGACGTGGGCAGCCTGCTGAAATTACCCAACACAGGAGACCacatgaaggaggagagagagg GTGTGGCTGACCTAATTGATGAGCTGATGTCCTCTGATG GGGTGGACTACAACTTCAACCTGGATGACAATGAGGGAGTCTGTGATCTGTTCGACGTCCAGATCCTCAATTACTGA
- the e2f5 gene encoding transcription factor E2F5 isoform X3: MEKIPVSLNHHLTTQEAADSLAVRQKRRIYDITNVLEGVGLIEKKTKNIIQWRGENLGCKTAEVLEQVEVLTAQLCELEEQEKELDSQKAWLEQSIKHMNDDPIASRYKYVTHEDICDAFSGDTLLAVVAPSGTQLEVPVPETGQRGQKRYQVNLRSTSAPIQVMLINKESGSSRPVVFSVPPPEDLSSMPTPPTTPADLQRFPLPSDSAHFPSPVKRQISEHKIAPLRRHDEDLTPSSTPPDVHMECHPQATTGLAMQQLLVGTATGIQQQQGVLGGHLGQELQSMLDVGSLLKLPNTGDHMKEEREGVADLIDELMSSDVFPLLRLSPNAGVDYNFNLDDNEGVCDLFDVQILNY; the protein is encoded by the exons ATGGAGAAGATTCCCGTTTCTCTCAACCATCACCTCACCACCCAAGAA GCTGCAGACAGCTTGGCCGTGAGACAGAAGAGGAGGATCTATGACATCACCAATGTGCTGGAGGGAGTGGGCCTCATTGAGAAGAAAACCAAGAACATAATTCAGTGGAG AGGGGAGAACCTGGGctgcaagacagcggaggtgcTGGAGCAGGTAGAGGTGCTGACAGCCCAGCTGTGTGAGCtggaggagcaggagaaggagctTGACAGCCAGAAGGCCTGGCTGGAGCAGAGCATCAAACACATGAACGACGACCCCATCGCCAGCAG GTATAAGTATGTGACCCACGAGGACATCTGTGATGCTTTCAGTGGAGATACTCTCCTGGCGGTGGTCGCTCCCTCAGGAACACAACTGGAGGTACCGGTGCCTGAAACG GGTCAGAGAGGCCAGAAGAGGTACCAGGTGAATCTAAGGAGCACGTCAGCTCCCATCCAGGTGATGCTCATCAACAAAGAGTCTGGTTCCTCCAGACCCGTAGTGTTCTCTGTGCCTCCCCCGGAGGACCTGTCTTCCATGCCTACCCCACCCACCACCCCCGCGGACCTGCAGAGGTTCCCCCTGCCCTCTGACTCAGCCCATTTCCCGAGCCCTGTGAAACGCCAAATCTCTGAACACAAGATTGCGCCACTGCGGAGGCACGATGAGGATcttacaccctcctccaccccaccAGATGTACACATGG AATGCCACCCCCAGGCGACTACTGGTCTGGCGATGCAGCAGTTGTTGGTCGGCACAGCAACAGGCATCCAGCAGCAGCAAGGGGTTCTGGGAGGACACTTGGGCCAGGAGCTCCAGTCCATGCTGGACGTGGGCAGCCTGCTGAAATTACCCAACACAGGAGACCacatgaaggaggagagagagg GTGTGGCTGACCTAATTGATGAGCTGATGTCCTCTGATG TGTTCCCTCTGCTGCGACTGTCTCCCAATGCAGGGGTGGACTACAACTTCAACCTGGATGACAATGAGGGAGTCTGTGATCTGTTCGACGTCCAGATCCTCAATTACTGA
- the e2f5 gene encoding transcription factor E2F5 isoform X1 — MAESMRSSLPNGGPASSRHEKSLGLLTIKFVTLLQEAKDGVLDLKVAADSLAVRQKRRIYDITNVLEGVGLIEKKTKNIIQWRGENLGCKTAEVLEQVEVLTAQLCELEEQEKELDSQKAWLEQSIKHMNDDPIASRYKYVTHEDICDAFSGDTLLAVVAPSGTQLEVPVPETGQRGQKRYQVNLRSTSAPIQVMLINKESGSSRPVVFSVPPPEDLSSMPTPPTTPADLQRFPLPSDSAHFPSPVKRQISEHKIAPLRRHDEDLTPSSTPPDVHMECHPQATTGLAMQQLLVGTATGIQQQQGVLGGHLGQELQSMLDVGSLLKLPNTGDHMKEEREGVADLIDELMSSDVFPLLRLSPNAGVDYNFNLDDNEGVCDLFDVQILNY, encoded by the exons ATGGCTGAGTCTATGCGCTCGAGCCTGCCGAACGGTGGACCGGCTTCGAGTCGACATGAGAAAAGTTTGGGTCTCCTCACAATCAAGTTCGTGACTTTACTTCAAGAGGCGAAGGACGGCGTACTTGACCTGAAAGTG GCTGCAGACAGCTTGGCCGTGAGACAGAAGAGGAGGATCTATGACATCACCAATGTGCTGGAGGGAGTGGGCCTCATTGAGAAGAAAACCAAGAACATAATTCAGTGGAG AGGGGAGAACCTGGGctgcaagacagcggaggtgcTGGAGCAGGTAGAGGTGCTGACAGCCCAGCTGTGTGAGCtggaggagcaggagaaggagctTGACAGCCAGAAGGCCTGGCTGGAGCAGAGCATCAAACACATGAACGACGACCCCATCGCCAGCAG GTATAAGTATGTGACCCACGAGGACATCTGTGATGCTTTCAGTGGAGATACTCTCCTGGCGGTGGTCGCTCCCTCAGGAACACAACTGGAGGTACCGGTGCCTGAAACG GGTCAGAGAGGCCAGAAGAGGTACCAGGTGAATCTAAGGAGCACGTCAGCTCCCATCCAGGTGATGCTCATCAACAAAGAGTCTGGTTCCTCCAGACCCGTAGTGTTCTCTGTGCCTCCCCCGGAGGACCTGTCTTCCATGCCTACCCCACCCACCACCCCCGCGGACCTGCAGAGGTTCCCCCTGCCCTCTGACTCAGCCCATTTCCCGAGCCCTGTGAAACGCCAAATCTCTGAACACAAGATTGCGCCACTGCGGAGGCACGATGAGGATcttacaccctcctccaccccaccAGATGTACACATGG AATGCCACCCCCAGGCGACTACTGGTCTGGCGATGCAGCAGTTGTTGGTCGGCACAGCAACAGGCATCCAGCAGCAGCAAGGGGTTCTGGGAGGACACTTGGGCCAGGAGCTCCAGTCCATGCTGGACGTGGGCAGCCTGCTGAAATTACCCAACACAGGAGACCacatgaaggaggagagagagg GTGTGGCTGACCTAATTGATGAGCTGATGTCCTCTGATG TGTTCCCTCTGCTGCGACTGTCTCCCAATGCAGGGGTGGACTACAACTTCAACCTGGATGACAATGAGGGAGTCTGTGATCTGTTCGACGTCCAGATCCTCAATTACTGA